DNA sequence from the Sinomonas terrae genome:
ATCCCGGGGCGGACCTCGACGGCCCGGTACGGGTGGGTCCCGGTCTGGCCCGCGCCCTCACCCTGCGTGATCTTCCAGGTGATCTTCCCGTCGGCCAAGGTGTGCTCGATCGTCCAGCCGTTCTCGAACCGGACCACGATCGGGTCCCCTTCGAGGCGTGTGCTGGCGGGGAGGCTCGGCTCGCCGAAGCCGTCGAGCATCACGGTGACGTCGGGCCACTGGTCGGTGGGGACATAGTCCTGTTCGGTCGGGGCGAGCTGTTCAGGAGCGGTAGACAATGGGGTTCCCTTTCATGGAATGCGTGCCGTAACGAATGGAGAGGCGAGTGGGTCAGCCGCCGGCGGCGACGATGCGGTCGAAGTCGATGTCCTTCTTCACCAGGGGCAGAAGAGCTCCGGCGGCGAAGGCCACAGGGATGAACCACAGCAGCTGGCGGGCGATCGAGCCGTCGCCGGAGAGCATCGAGTCGTAGTTCGCGATGGCGATCACCAGGACGGTGACCATGAGCACGATCGCGGCGATAGGTGCCACGCGGGTGCTCCAGAAGCCGCGCTCGAGCTTCTCGCGGATGAAGAAGACCAGGATGGAAACCGAGGCGAAGCCCATCATGACGATGAAGCCCACCGTGCCAAGTGCGACGAACCACGAGAACACGATCACGATCGGGTCGGCGCCGGACCAGAGGAAGGCCATCAGGATCACGGCAATCACGATCCCATTCACCAGGGCCGCCGTCGCGGGAACCTGCGACTTCCTCGACACCCGGGAGAGCTGCTTCGGCAGGGCCCGGCCCCAGGCGAGGGCGAAGACATAGCGGGAGAACATGTTCTGCACCCCGATGAGCATCGCGATGAAGCTCGAGACGACCAGGACCTGCATGGTGATGTCCAGCCAGGGCCCGACGTACTTCCCCGCGACGGAGAAGATGATCCCCGCCAGGTCGTTGGTGGCGGCGTCCTGGACCTTGTCCGGGCCCACCGCGACGCTGACAGCCCACGTCGCCACCGTGTAGAAGACGCCGACGAAGACGATGACGGCGAACAGCGCCCGAGGGATCGTCCGCCGGGGCTCGCGGGCCTCCTCGGCGAAGACCGTCGTCGCCTCGAAGGTCGTGAAGCAGGCGAAGACGAACAGGACCGCGACGCCGAGGCCGGGCTGGAAGAGCTGTGTGGGGGCGAAGCTCACGAGAGACATGTCCCTGCCCCCGGATCCCGCGACGACCCCGATCACCAGGGCGGCGATCGCGATGATCTCCAGGCCAAGGAGCACTCCGAGGATCCGCAGGTTCAGGTCCACCCCGCGCATCGTCAGCGCCGTCGTGATGACCAGGAACGCCAGGACCCATACCCACACCGGCAGGTCCAGTCCGAACAGGCGGGAGACGAGCTGCTGCGCGAACACCCCGAACTGGGCCCACAGGCCCACCTGGAGCGAGATGTAGGTGACCAGGACAATACCCGCCGCGCCGGTGGCGGCGTGCCGGCCCAGGCCTCGGGAGATGTAGGCGACGAAGCCCCCAGCGCTGACGATGTGGCGGCTCATCTTCAGGTAGCCGACCGCGAACACGGCGATCACAAGGGCGACGAGGATGTAGACGAGCGGGACGCCGGGACCCATGACCGAGAAGATCACCGGGCTCGCCCCCACGAACGCCGCCATCGGGGCGGCAGCGGAGACGACGAAGAACGCGATTCCGATAAAGCCGAGGCTGTTGGACTTGAGGTGGGTCTCGCCGACCGACGGCGGCACCACAACCTCATGCTGGGTATTGCTCACGGGCCCTCCTTTGGACCTACTGCAAGAGCCCTGTTCGGGCGGGGGGACTTGGGGCGGCTCTACGGGTGCGAGCGCCGATTCTGACCAGCGGACTCACGGTTCAGAACCGGGCCGCCGTAGTCATATTGAGCATCTGCTTAGTGATAGAGATTACGGGCCGCTTAATCAGGGTGTCAAGGGCGAACTCGTCGTCGGGCGACCGCCTAAGCTGAAGGGGTGAGCCCTCAGAAACGACAGCCCAGCCACGGAGAGGGCAGGGAAGCCCTCCTCGAAGCGACCGTGCGAGTGGGCGCCCGCAAGGGCCTGCGCGGGCTGACCTTCCGCGCAGTCGCCGAGGAGGCGGGCCTGAACAACAGCCTCATCGCCCACCACTTCGGCACGCGCGACAGGCTGCTCGCCGCAGCGCTGGAGTGGACCGCCGACCGCGCGATGGCCGCCGCGGACCTCAGCGAATATGCGACCGACGCGACCGCGTTCCGCGAGGCGCTGGTCCGCAACGTCCTCTCCCAGCCCGACATCGAGATCTTCCAGTTCGAAATGGTCATGGAGGCCACCCGGCGCCCCGAACTGCAAGATGCCGTTCGAGAGCTGTACCGCCGGTACGTCGCAGCCCTCGCGGCCGGCCGTGTCGCACTCGGCGCCGAGGACGACCCCGGCTTGAACCTGGCCATGTTCGCCGCCCTCGACGGGCTCACCCTCCAGTACTTCGCGAAGGCGATCACCGCCGAACAGCTCGCCGAGGCGGTCCAAGCCCTCGGTGTCGCCGTCGGCAGCCCGTCCCCCTCGCGCAGCTAGGTCAGGGGCTAGGGCCGGATGCCGAACTGCTCCGCCATGGCGCGCGCGGCGGTGAAGCCGCTCTCGATCGCTCCATCGATGAAGCCGCCCCAGCCGCTGGCGTAGTCGGAACCTGCAAGGAAGATCCGCCCTTCGGAGCGCTGCAACTCGGCGAGGCTCTCCGAGAGGTAGCCGACCCGGTGCATTGCCCAGGTCTCGTGGGCGAACTCGTCCTCGACCCAGTTGTGGCCGGCGACTTCGAGGACCTCGAGGTCCGGGATCCAGCGGCGGAGGATCATCTGCGCGGCAGCGGCGTCGTCGACGTCGACGGCTCCGGCATCGGGGCCGAAGGCGACGAGCGTGGCGCTCTCGGCGTCAAGGTATTCGGCCTGGACGAAGTTCAGGGGCCAATCCTGCGGACCCATCGCCACGAAGCGCTCGTGGCGGCCCTTGACCTTGATCCAGAGCTTGGCCCCCAGCCCGAGCTGCCCGCGCTGGGCCGCCTCCCGCTTGCCGGGCGAGAGCTCGGGGTCGAAGCGGACGCTGTTCAGCGCATGCAGCGGCAGGGTCACGACCATCGCCTTGGCGGCGTATTCACTGCCATCGCGGACGACGGCGACCACCCCCTCAGCATCCTGCCTCACCTCGGCGACGGCCGCACCGAGGCAGAGATCGACGTCGGCATCGTCAAGGATCGCCTGGGCGAGCGCCGCGGTGCCGCCCTGGACCTTGTAGGTCGCGCAGGTCTCGAACATGATTGGCCACTCGTGGAAGGCCGCGGCGGCCCAGCGGAGCGCCTGGGTGTAGGCGGCGTCATCAATGGGCCCGTTGAAGTTCAGCGCCCAGAAGCTGCGCATGAGATCGTCCGAGACCGGCTCGAGCTCGAGGTCGTCGATCTTCTCGGCCACGGTCAGCTGGTCCGCTTCTTTGATCGCAGGGTTGGTCAACGGCTCGTACGGGAGCGGGACGAGCTGGCGCGACGGCGCCAGGAAGTCCCGGTTGGGGCCATCGAGGAGCATCATCAGCTCCTCGGGCGAGCCCTCGTGGAGGCGGCCGTCTGCGTGCCAGTACGCCTTCTCGACGTCGGGCGCGGTGACGACGCCGATGCCGTACCGGGTGAGCTCGGCCCACACGTGGGGCTGGCTCCAGTGGACCCAAGTCCCCCCGAGTTCGAGGCTGCGGCCCATGCGCGGCTCGAGCCACGTCCGGCCGGCGGTCCGGTCACGGGCCTCGAGGATCCGGACGCTCAAGCCCTTCCGGCTCAGCTCCCGTGCGGCGACGAGACCGGCGAAGCCTGCGCCGACCACGAGGATGTCGGAGGTGTTCTGCACAGTCCCGGCCCCTCAGCTGTAGACGAAGAACTCGGTGGTTGGCTTGACGACCGTCCAGCGCGTTTTGGCTCCCTTGTTGAACGAGGCCATGCTGCCGTCGGTGAGGTCGAAGGTCTCGGCGCCGATGATCTCGATCCGCAGTTGGCCTTCGACGATGTACAACGTCTCGTCCTCCTCGAAGGCCAGGTCGAACGGGTCCGGGGCCTCTTCGGGCGTCACGGTCCAGATGCCTCCGGAGAGGGCGAGGCGATCGCCGTCGCCGGGCTTGCGGAGCCACTGGACCTGCCCGACGGCGAACGGCTCGGCGCGTTCCGGGTCAGTAGTGGCGTGGAAGGTGGGGGCACTCATGATCGCTCCTTTGCGGGGATGGCTGGGGATGGAGTTCAGCCGCCGGACGTGGCCTGCATCACTACCCCTCTACTCTGCAATTGCTTAGTTTTGGTTGTCAAGCTCTGCAAGTGCAGAGTTTTGCGGGTAGGATTCTCCTCGTGACGATCAGCGAGCTCAGATACGGGATCGGGCGGGAGGCTCTCATCGGGGCCGTCATCGACGTCGTCGCCGAGGAGGGCCTCGACGGGCTCAGCTACAGAAAGGTCGCGCAACGCGCGGGTGTGAACAACACCCTGATCTCACACCACTTCGGATCCAAGGAAGCCCTCCTGGAAGCCGCGACGGTCTGGGCCGTGCAGCGCTCGCAGCAGATGGCGGACCTGACGCTGGCCTCCGAGCTGGACAAGGACTTCGCGGCGTCGTTGACCCGACTGGTCGCCGACGAACCGAATCTGCAGATCTTCCAGTACTACATGATCCTGGCCTCGCGACGCAGTCCCGAGCTCGGGAGGATGGCGAACAACCTCTACGAGAGCTACATCAGCCTCGTCGAGCGCTTCCTCACCCACTACGGGCACCGCGCGGACCGGGCAGCCGCACGGGCCATCTTCGCCGCACTCGACGGGCTGGTCCTGCAGCAGCTCACCGTGTCCTCACGAGACGATATTGTGGCCGCCATCATCCGGCTCGGCGAGCTGATCGACCATCGCTAGGGACTAAGCGCCAGACTAAGCGTATGCATAGTTGTCCGCGCACCACTTTCCCCACCCACAGCTTGCGCCGTCACTTTTGCAGGGTGTGGACCCTGCAAACGTGACGGCGCAAGCAAGACGGGAGCGTCAGTGGCCCTTGAACGCCTCCGCGAGCCACCAGGCTCCGCCGTCGGAGGCGATCTTCGCGTCGATGACGAGCGGGCGGGTCGGCCCGGACGCGAGCCAGGCCTTGACCGGTTCGAGGTCCTCAACAGAACGGACAGTGATGCCCTCGCAGCCGTAGCCGCGGGCGATCGACGCGATGTCCGTCTCGGGGAACGTCACCGTCGAGACGTCCACCGGCCCGTGCTCGGCGAAGTGGTGCACCTCGGCCCCGTACGCGGAGTCGTTGTACACGATGCACAGCAGCGGCAGGCCCAGCCGGACCGCGGTCTCGAGTTCGCTGATCCCCATGAGGAACCCGCCGTCCCCGGTCCCGAGGGCCGGCAGCCGGTGCGGCTGGGCAAGCGCGGCCCCGATCGCGGTGCCGAGACCCAGCCCGATCGACTGGAACGCCTGAGTGAAGCAGAAGCCGAACTCGTCGGGCACGTCGAGGTATTGGCTCGGGTAGCCCAAGAAGTTTCCCGAATCGACCCCGACTACGCGCTCGGCCGGCAGGAGCCCGTCGAGGGCCCGGGTCAGCGGTCGCGGATCAATGCGGAGGGAGCCATCCGGCGCCGGGCCGGAGAGGTCATCGATCGCCACGTCCTGCCACCGCGACGACGCCGCGATCCGCCGTCGTACGTCCTCCGTCCGGTAGCCTGCCCGAGGGGTGACATCGCGCCGCTCCAGCTCACGTAGCGTCTCGGCCGCGGTCGCGCCGGAGTCGCCCACCACACCGAGGGTGATGGGCCGGTTCGCGCCGAGCGCCGCGTCCTCGAGATCGACCTGGACGACGGCGGCACCCTCGCCGATGAGCCTCCCGTGGCGCATGGTCCACATATTCAGGGCGCACCCGAAGCCGACGATCAGGTCCGCGCCTGTGATGAGCTCCGCCGTCGTCGGCGAGGAGAACCCACCCGAGATGCCGAGATTGAACGGCTCCCCGTTGAAGAGCCCCTTCGCCACGGCCGAGGTCGCCACGAGCGCGCCCGCGCGCTCCGCGAGGGCCAGGATCTCGCCCCGGGCGCCGCGACCGCCTCGCCCGGCGACGAAAACCGGCCGTTCGGCGGCGAGGATGAGGTCGGCGAGAGCGCTGACGTCCGACGTCGCCGGGCGCACCCGGGCGGGAAGCGGCACCGAGGCTTGGGAAGGGTGTTCCGGCGCCTGCTGCGACTGAACGTCGAGCGGCAGGTTCAGGACGACGGTGCGGCGCTCGTTGCGCGCGGTGCGGAAGGCGCGGACGACGTCGGCCCTCGCCGAGGCTGCCGAATGCACCCTTTCCGGGACCGCGCCTACCGAGCGGGCCAGAGCAGCCTGATCCATGGCGAAGTTTGAGTTCACGGCCGCGCCGGCCGTCTCCGCGGCGAGGACCACGAGCGGCGTGCGGGACTTCGCGGCCTCCCCGATCCCGGTCGTGGCGTTGGTCAGCCCGCAGCCCTGGTGGACCGACAGCAGACCGACCTTGCCGGACATCCGGGCGTACGCGTCGGCCATGGTCGCCGCCCCGCCCTCGTGCCGGGCGGCGGTGTACGGGACGCCATGACGGATCAGCGAATTGGTCACCTCGAAGTTCCCCGAGCCGACGACGCCGAAGCAGTGCCCCGCGCCCAGCTCGGCGAGGGTGCGCCCGACGAGCTGTGCGACGGTCTCCTTAGTCGGCGCAGCCGGCTCGGCGGAGGGCTGGCCAGCAAGGGCCTCGGGCTCCCTTGCCTGGATCTCGGCGGTCATGCTCGCGCCTCCTCGACGAAGGCCAGGACCCTGGCCGGGGAACCGGTCCCGCCGACGATCGGCAGCGGCGCCACGACCACGGCGGCGCCGGTCGCCGGGAGCTGGCCGAGGTTCTGCAGCGAGGTGACACCGTACTTGTCGGCGCCCAAGAGGAAGTGGTGCATCGGGAACAGCGGGTCCATCCCGCCGGCGAGCCCAGCGTCAATGCCAACGGTCTCCACCCCGACACCCGAGATCGGGGCGACGTCGGCGAGCCAGCGCGCGCAATCCACGGTGAACCCGGGAGTGTGCGAGCCGGTCTCGTCCGCGTTCAGGAACCGGACGCGATCCTGCGCGTACGCATCCCACCCCGTGCGCACGAGCAGCCACGCGTTCTCCGGAAGCGCTCCGTGCTCAGCCTCCCAGACCTTGATGTGCTCGACATCGACGAGGAAGTCCGGGTCCGCCGCGACCTCGCGGCTGACGTCCAGGACGCACGCGGGCCCGACGAGCCGTGCGGGCTCGATCTGGGAGACGTCCTTGCCTCCACGGCCGGTCACCCAGTGAACCGGGGCGTCCAGGTGGGTGCCGATGTGCTCACCCGTGCTGATGTTGTGGTGCTTCCAGAACGGCCCCGGCTCGTTGTACGCCGAGACCTCCTCCAGGCTGAAGTCCACGAGGTTCGCGAACGGATCGGGCAGGCGCAGGGTGGGAGTCTCGCTCGAGAGCGCGTTGGTCAGATCGACGATGCGCGTCTCGCCTTGGGCCAGCGAGGCGAGCAACCCGGTCAGCTGTGACATGGGAACTCCTGTGAGGAAGGGGAAGGGATGGTGTGTGGAAGTTGACCGACGAGCTCTTTCACGAGACTGGAAGCCGCACGCTCTCTCGATCCCACTGCGCCGCTTCGGAACCCAGGTCTCGGAGGATGGTCTTCCGGACTTTTCCGTTCTCAGTGCGGGGCAAGGAATCGCAGAGCCTGAAGAACCGAGGGATGGCGAAGGATGCCAGCCGTGGCCGGCAGAACTCTGTGAGTTCTTCGAAGTCGATGGCGTCTTTCGCCACGATCGCGGCCATCACTTCGTCCTCGCCGAGTTCGGAGTCCACGGCGTAGACGGCGACGTCGCTGACGGCCGGGTGCTGACGGAGGACGTGCTCGACCTCAACCGAGGAGATGTTCTCGCCACGGCGTCGGATGACGTCTTTGATCCGGTCGACGAATCGGAACCATCCGTCGTCATCCCTGACCACCCGGTCGCCGGTGTGGAACCAGAGGTCCTTCCAGGAATTCACCGTCGCCTCCGGCATCCGGTAGTAGCCGGTGGCGAATGAATGGGGCTGGTCGCTTCGCAAGAGCAACTCGCCGGGCACGCCGGGCTCGACGTCCAGCCCGAACTCATCGATGACGCGGGCGGAGAATCCTGGCTGGAGCGTTCCCATGTAGCCGGGCCGCTGCTCCTGCCGGCTTGTGGAGATGGTCGAGTTCGTCTCTGTGGACCCGTAACCGTCCAGGAGCATGATGCCGAACCGGTCTTTGAATTCGTGGAGGAGGCCGGCGGGGGTTGCCGGTGCAAGAGCGGCTTTGATGCCGTGCGCCCGATCAAGTGCGGACGCTGGCTTGCTCGCCAGAATGCTCACCATGGCGCCGAGGAGGTAGGTGAAGGTGGCGTTGGCGGCGGCAGCGTCGGACCAGAATCTCGACGCCGAGAAGCGGGGGCCCATGACGTATTCGGCACCGGAGACGATCGCCTGGATGAAGGCGTTGAGCGCGTTCGTATGGAAGAGCGGAAGGCATGTGTACAGCACGTCGCCCGCGGTGATGCCGAGTTGGCGCGTGACGTTGACCCCCCACCAGTAGAACTGGCCGTGCGGGCACTGGACCCCCTTTGAGACACCGGTCGTCCCGGAGGTATAGAGGATCGCGGCGGTGTCTCCGGGCACCACCTCGGCGGGTTGAGCCCGCAGTGACCCGGCCGCGGGCATCGGCTCCACCGGGTAAGGATCCCCGGCCTCCGCCGCGTACTCGTCGACGGCCCACAGCATCTGCAGGGCGGGAAGGATCTCGAGCCGTCCGATGTGCTCGAGAAGAGAGCCTTCGATGACTAGGAGCTTGGCCTCGCAATTCAAGAGGATGTGGTGCAGCTGCTCCCCTCGTGCTGCAGTGTTGATGGGCACAGCGATGGCCCCCATCCAAGCGCACCCCAGAAGGTAGTCGAGCAGTTCGATCCGGTTGCTGCACATGAGCGCCACTCGGTCGCCCTGCTGGATCCCGTGCGCTTGAAGGACCCCGGCGGCGAGAGAGATGGCGTCCACCATCTGAAGGCCATTTCGGCGAATACCGCCGCACCGCAGCAGCGGGGCCTCGGGATTTTCCGTTGCCCGCCGGAGCAGCATGCTGGGAATGGTCATGTCCATCGGGGAACTCCTAGTACTTAACTTCTCGGTTGAATGGCACGTAGGCGACGGTGCCTCCGTCTGCGTTCGGCTCGTTGGTCAGCGTGACCCTGCTCCCTGGCGACGCTTCGCCGCCGAGGATCCGGGCGATCAGCCGCGTTCCCGTCGCGCACCGCACCGTGGCTAGCACCGTGCCATCCGCCAAAGCGGTCGCTTCCTCGAGGACCGCGTCGTCGACGTCGTGCTCGACGAAATCGCTGTGCCCGCAGGCGGGGCAGAACAGCCGGAACGGAAAGAGGCTCGCTCCACACGAGTCGCATCGCTGAAGTGTCGCGCTCATGCCACTCCCTCCAGAACAGTCATCGTCGCGCAGGCACCGTAGCGGTAGAGCACCATCCCATAACCGCTCACGACGCCGAAGCGCGCGTCGACTTGTCGGTCGCCGGCTCGGTGGAGGAGCTGAGTCGCGACCTCGACCAGTCCGTGCATTCCGCCCGCCGCACCGGCCTGCCCGGCCGAAAGCTGGCCTCCCGAGGTATTGAGGGGGAGCTTCCTCGATGAGATCCAAGAATCGATGTAGCGCGAAACGTCGGCTCCGTCCTCGATGAATCCCATGTCCATCAGCTGCGCGACCACCATGGCCGGGTAGTCGTCGTAGACACTCGCGACCCCCGTCTCCGCGGGCGACACCCCGGACCGCTCCCAGGCAAGCGGGGCGCACGCCCGGAGGCCTGTGGTCAACCCATCCCCGGTCTGGTCGTCCGAGTTGTAGCTCGTGGTGACGGCAAGGACCTTTGCCCTCCGCCGCCCGCCCAGCCGGTCGTCTGCGGCGACGACGACGGCGTCGGCGCCGGTGACCGTGGGTACGCAGTCGTAGCGTCCCAATGGGTCGGCCACCATCGGGGCCCCCAGGTATTCGTCGAGACCGAGCGGGCTCCGGTAGACGGCCCCGGGATTGTCCGCGGCCCACTGGCGCTGGGCGACGGCGATCCTGCCGTAGTCTGCGCGCTCGAGCCCAAGAGCCCCCATCTGTCGCCTGGTCAGCATCGCGAACACCGCATTCGGGCCGGGCATGGGCAGGGGCGTGAGGTGCTGCTCGGTTGCCCGGTTGTAGCGTGCAACGAGGCGTGTGAAGGCGTCCCTGTCCATGACGTCGCCAGCGGCGAGGACGACGACGGACGCGTCGCCGGCTTCGATGGCCCGCACCGCGTGCTGGAGCATCCCGCCGGCGCTCGCCCCACCGTTGGTGTCCTCCATGAGCCACGAGAGGCGCAGGCCCATCCGCCAGGCGAGATCAACTGCGTGATCGGGCTGGAGAGTGAAGCTGGAAATGCCGAACCCGTCGACATCCTGGGGCGTTAACCCGGCCTGGCTCAAGGCCCGCCGGACCGCTTCGGCGATGACTTGTGGGGTTGTCGTCGTCGGGGAGGCGTGCCGAGTGTAGGGGGCTTGGGCCGCCGCGAGGATTGAGGCCGTCATGCCAGCTCCTCGACGGGTTCGGCCTGCCTGCTCGTCGTGCGGGAGCCGACCTTTGTGGAGAAGGCCAGGGCCGTCAGGGTGATGGCCGCGAGGATGAGCATGTAGACGGAGATGGGGACGGAACTGTTGTAGGTGATGAGAAGAGCGGTGGCGATGAGCGGAGCCAGCCCTCCCGCGAAGACGGCAGCCAGTTCGTGTCCGACCGACATCCCCGAGTACCTGATCTCGGGCGTGAAGAGCTCGTGGAAGAAGGACGGTTGAACGCCGATCATCGCACCGTGGCAGATCCCGTTCCCGATGAAGTACGCAAGGATGATCAAGCCAGGGGTATGGGTGTCCAGGAGCGCGAAGAACGGGAACGCCATGACGGCAAGCGCCGCGGCTCCGAGAGTGTAGACCTTTCGCCTGCCGATCCTGTCGGAGAGGTGGCCGAAGAACAGCATCGTTCCGAACTCGAACAGCTGGCTCGCCGCGACCCCCAGGAGCAGCAGGCCAGTGTCGATGCCGATATGGGCCCCGTACACGAGGGAGAACGAGGCGATCAGATACGAGCCGGCGTTCTCGGCCACCCGCAGGCCCATCGTCACCAGGATCTCCTTGGGATGGCTCCTCAGGGCCGCCAGCACCGGCACGCGCGGTCGCGCGTCGTCGTCCTTCACTTCCTCGAACTCGTTCGTCTCCGGCAGGCGGAACCGGACGTAGATGCCGACCCCGAACAGGACGAAGCTGAACAGGAACGGCAGCCGCCACCCCCACGCCAGGAACTGGTCATGCGGCAGGCCCTGGACGAGGAAGAACGCCCCTGAAGCCAGGACGAAGCCGAGGTTGATGCCCCCCTGGCTGAAAGCCGAGAAGAACCCACGGCGCTTGTCGGAGGAGTTCTCGCTGATGAGCAGGACTCCCCCGCTCCATTCGCCCCCGGCCGCTACGCCCTGCAGGATGCGAAGAACGATGAGCAGGACCGGAGCGAGGATCCCCACCTGCGCATAAGTGGGCAGCACGCCCATCAGGAACGTGGCAACACCCATGATCGAGATGGTGAGCACGAGGGCTGGCTTCCGGCCGATCCGGTCTCCCATGTGCCCGAAGATGATCCCGCCCAACGGCCGCGCAGCGAAGCCGACCGCGAACCCCGCGAACGCCGCGAGCGTGCCCACC
Encoded proteins:
- a CDS encoding MFS transporter translates to MSRIQSSRPAEGGGIKRYVMASLAGNALEWYDFFLYATAAAVVFGKLFFPAGTDPLVGTLAAFAGFAVGFAARPLGGIIFGHMGDRIGRKPALVLTISIMGVATFLMGVLPTYAQVGILAPVLLIVLRILQGVAAGGEWSGGVLLISENSSDKRRGFFSAFSQGGINLGFVLASGAFFLVQGLPHDQFLAWGWRLPFLFSFVLFGVGIYVRFRLPETNEFEEVKDDDARPRVPVLAALRSHPKEILVTMGLRVAENAGSYLIASFSLVYGAHIGIDTGLLLLGVAASQLFEFGTMLFFGHLSDRIGRRKVYTLGAAALAVMAFPFFALLDTHTPGLIILAYFIGNGICHGAMIGVQPSFFHELFTPEIRYSGMSVGHELAAVFAGGLAPLIATALLITYNSSVPISVYMLILAAITLTALAFSTKVGSRTTSRQAEPVEELA